A region of Microbacterium suwonense DNA encodes the following proteins:
- a CDS encoding MaoC family dehydratase → MTDILQRGLYFEEFELGARYLHRPGRTATEADNVLFTTLTMNAQALHLDAAYADGQEPFGQRLMNSMWTLSTMVGSSVAQLTQGTLVAQLGLSDISFPHPVFHGDTLYTESVITDKRLSASRPGQGICTIAHTGRNQDGVVVATATRVALMRCMPEGE, encoded by the coding sequence ATGACCGACATCCTCCAGCGCGGGCTGTACTTCGAGGAGTTCGAGCTCGGCGCGCGGTATCTGCACCGTCCCGGACGTACCGCTACCGAGGCCGATAATGTGCTGTTCACCACGCTCACTATGAACGCGCAGGCGCTGCACCTGGATGCTGCGTACGCCGACGGACAGGAGCCCTTCGGGCAGCGCCTGATGAACTCGATGTGGACGCTGTCGACCATGGTCGGCTCCTCGGTGGCGCAGCTGACGCAGGGCACGCTTGTCGCCCAGCTGGGTCTCAGCGACATCTCTTTTCCGCATCCGGTGTTCCACGGCGATACGCTCTACACCGAGAGCGTGATCACCGACAAGCGGCTGTCCGCGTCGCGACCGGGGCAGGGGATCTGCACGATCGCGCACACCGGTCGCAACCAAGACGGGGTGGTGGTCGCGACAGCCACACGCGTCGCGCTGATGCGATGTATGCCGGAAGGGGAATGA